The Hyla sarda isolate aHylSar1 chromosome 2, aHylSar1.hap1, whole genome shotgun sequence genome includes the window aaaaaaaggcaTGTTTATTAGTGAGAAAATGAATGAAACCGAAGTAACGGAATTATATTAATTGTATATTTGAAGGGTTGGGGATAAATATTTGATACCTTGGACCCTTTCCCCATTACCTTGAAATACTGAATCTTCCATCAGAACAAAGTGCTGGTCATgtgtacacattggccctcatttacttagacttacaacccgattttctatcttgctttcttacccgactgcttttttcccctggtatttattattatgtcacatcttgtttgtcgcacgtgcgttttgttggttttggtttccaactcctctgagctgtcgggaaacaattcaacaaattcgggttggaaacctttataaatacttgggaaagctcagaaatgtcagcttacgcccctttttcgggtttgggagaatccacatcgggtccgtcgggaaaaaatgttgcatcgtgtcgcagactggcgcaccatgtctgcgacatggcgcagacaaagatgcgacaaaaaaaaccgacaaaagaagtcgggtttagaatagtaaatgagggccactgtcacTCCATAGTTTTTGGGAGTGATAGATTTAGCCAAGTATAGTCCCACAGACAGCAAAACAGGCCTCAGTGTGCACTGTGGGTCTATTCAGACACTGTTCCCAGCAATTGTCCATTTATTGCTGATTTAGactaggttaaaaggggtactccagccctaagacatcttatctcctatccaaaggataggggataagaggtcttatcatgggggtcccactgctggggacccctgcaatctctcattgACGTTGTGACGTCACcgtactccagccccgtggttgtGAGGCTTTGGACTCTGAGCCTCCAGATCTGCGTGCAGCTCACactggtgggtgctgcatgagggaTTGAAGGGGGACCTTCaacgggacccacgcgatcagacatcttatcccctatcctttaccctcccagtacttattagcagctgtatactctgtcacgaccacaatgctctcttttgacacccctgtccatgtcaggaactggccagagcagcatacatttgttatggggattttctcctgctctgtacagttcctgacatggacagaggtgtcagcagagagcactgtggtcatgacagaaaagaaatccaaaaaaaagaatttcctctgtagtatacagcggctaataagtactggggggattaaaggagatgtctggtgcggacttttcctattccatcctgcccggtctgcaaaaaaatagagaaaacaaactttcacttaccttcctacgttcccctggagCTCCGCTACAGTTGATCGGTCAGCCTGTCTActacctacttcccttagcccggtatgtcacacggcgcttcagcccatcaccggccacagcgatgtcccgcctcggcctgcgataggctgaagcgccgtgtgacgtaccgggctaagggaagtaggaagtagacagcccggccgaccgatcagctgttgcggagctccaggggaacgtaggaaggtaagcctgggcaggatggaataggagaagtctgcaccggacatctcctttttaagatttttttttttatagaagtaatttaaaaatctaactttctggcatcagtttatttaaaaaaaaaatatttcaccggAGTTTTTGAGCCGATCGGACCTTCAAACAAAATAGTGCAGAATTTGACGTAGATCCACATAACGGAGCCTGATAgcagtgtgaatgaggccttggTGGCAATGGGAAGTATTGTTGGTGGAACGTGATGTAATATTCAAGGCAGAAGATAAGTCATTCATGCTCTGCAGTGCTGATGTAGGATTAGGCCGATTACGCACCCTCAATAATAAGTGCTCCTGTAACCAGCCATAAATGTCAAGCATCTTGGGTCCATCCGTTGGCCTTTACATCTACCACAAAGCAATGGAGCCAGGATGTTAAATTCTATACAACTTGAGCGGGAAGTTCTCTGTGATGAGATGATCGTCCTGAAGAATCACCACAACGTTTACTTCAAACTCTGCGGAGGGCACAAGACATTTAGTATCTTTTAGTGATAAAGGTAATACGCATAAGTCATCATCCCgaatattctaaaaaaaaaaaaaaaaaaccacactacCTATCTTGAAGTTGGTAGTTTCCAAAGTTGGGCAGGTGAACAACCTAGGAAATACCATGTAGATTGGAATGGGGAGACCTCGGCATACATCACCCTCTGCGATCTGAATATTCTGTATTTCAGTGGCATCTCTAGCGTAGCCTTCTGCACAGCCTTAAAACAGaagcaaagaaagaaaaaaaacattttcttttaggaCCAACATTTTGCATAATTTAATATTAGAGAatttttgctattacactccttatggtaaataaattaAATCTTTCTAATCTACTTTGTTTAaaataatgaagttttctatgttttatttgtgtatcaaaactacttgtccagagcacatttcctcccatctcgtgcacagactttggactcctgctggcctggcagaagtccaaaatcaggaaatgcagtctggagtgctgagggtgcgTGCAGCATTAGCCACTCATAGCTcatttcacactgaactgctctgggctgtgtgtagcagagtgagggaggaagttctcccctgtatagcTTCAGATGATGacacagcctgctggggaacgcccattcccagtctgtgaatctgactgagactgagcagaaaatacagagcaatatcaaggtagaaaaataaaggcagggggtgggttATCAtggaggcagtgaactgggaggattataacatttaataaGATCATGAGAAATACTCTTTAAGAGCTCCAACTCCACTGTATAAACTATAAAATAAAATTCTGCATGCCTTCTGCCACCAATAGAGGGAGCTATGTAGGCATTTATCACTGAATTAAATGTGTAAACGGTAGGcgtcccctagtggtggctgcagtaaGTCAGGGTGTTATAATTTGGTCCTATGCGAGACATTGTgtcgccagctgttgcaacactacaactcccagcatgctgggagttgtagtgttgcaacagctggtgacacactgtttggaaaacactgatgtagaagATAGTTTGTTCACTTGAAGCACAGGAAGTCCAGATCTTGCCACTACAATTCAGGTACTAAAATGTGGTCTTGTAATAACCAAACTTAGCCAGCAGTTGGGTAGCTTTTGTAGAACAACATCTCCACACACATCACAAGAGCCGCCTGATCTTTTGCTTCAGGTTTGATAACTCCCCAAGGATGGTTTGCTGAAAGTGCTCACTCACCACACGTCTCCACCCGCACCAGCTGCAGCTCAATACTCTTGATGGCGACGTCCGACGTCTCAACCTGTAGTTGTCCTGTTAGCGGCTGAGTGATTACACAGTTGGTGGAGTCCAGATGTCCTCTTATAAGAAATCTAGGCAGGGAGACTCTCTGCAAGACATAAAAGATCACTTCCCTTTACTATCAAAATGTAGGAGCGTTTGGAAAAAGATTTttggacttaccgtaaaatctctctctgaaCTTCTAtttggggacacaggaccatgggtatatgctgcttgctgctaggaggctgacactagacaaaaaacaaaagaaggttggcaggatatacccgcctcctggcTCTGAGCAACTCCGTTTGGTCCCGAAAGCAGAAGGAGAACCGACCAAGAAAGGAACAGTCCGAACAAAAACCAAGAGTAAAGAAGGGGACAGACCACAAAAATAAACACCCCCGCATCACAGCGGCGGCAACTGGCTGGCCACAAACAAACCAATGGGGGGTAccgtgtcccccaatagaagctctgagaaagattttacggtaagcctAAAAATCTACCTTTCTtgagcgcttcattgggggacacaggaccatgggacgTCCTGAAGCAATCCCTGGGGAGGCAATACCAACATCTTAGCCAGAAAAGAACTCAGGCGGACAGCTGAACTGCTGCCTACAAAACTCTGCGGCCCAGGCCTGCGTCGGAGGACGCAAAAGGTATGAACACTGTAAAACTTGGCAAAAGTATGCAGAGATGACAGTCGCCACCTTGCAAACCTGCAGAGCCAAAGTCCCATGGCTGACCGCCCAGGAGGCCCCCACCGTGCGGGTGGAGTGAGCTGTCATTTGCACTGATACGCCTCCGAAATGGCGGAGCGTATCCACCGCGAGATAGTGGCCTTGGAAGCCAGCTTGGGAGCCCCTTGCACTGCCCATCGGGAAAGTCACACCGTGTGAAGGAGAAAGTGACTGACAAATAGTGACCAAGCAAGTCCAGCTTGTGAAGCTGGCGCTCCTGCGGATGAGAAGGGAACGGACAGAAGGAAGGCGACACAATCTCCTCGTTCAAGTGAAATGAAGTCACGACCTTGGGCTGAAAAGAGGGTACCAGCCGAAGAACCACCTTGTcttggtgaagcaccagaaaAGGGAAACGGCAACCGACACAGCGAATGGACGtaactgcgacaaggaaggccacCTTCCAGAAAAGGAAGCAAAGGGAAACCTGACCAAGAGGCTCAAACGGAGTGCCCTGCAGAGCATCCAAAACAAGGTTGAGGTCCCAAGGAGCAGTGGGGGACCGGAACAGAGCAACCTTGTTAGTCACGCCCAGCAAAAAAAGTGTGCACATGAAGGTCGGATGCAAGAGGGTGTTGGAAGAGGACAGAAAGTGCCGAAACCTGCCCCTTGATGGAACATAGGGCAAGGCGCATTTCCAGTCCCGATTGCAAAAAGGAAAAGATTTGTCACACGCGACAAGGCCAATCCAGGGTCACCAGAATAGTCGAGACGCCCTCAGTCTTGAGCTACAGGACAACCCTGGGAAGAAGTTGAAGTGGAGGAAAAAGGTAGGGGAGAGGCAAGGGGGTCCAAGGAACCTTGAGAGAGTCTACCGCCAGTGCCAGGGGATCCAGTGACCTGGCAACGAAACAAGGGACTTTCCTGTTTTGGCGTGAGGCGAAGAAATCCACGTCTGGAGTTCCCCAGCGGTGACAGATTTGAGCTGAGACCTCCGGTTGAAGGGACCCATCACCCAGGTTGGCGGTGGAGCGACTCAAAGTCCGCTTCCCGATTGTCTTTCCCGGGAATGTGAACCGCCGATATGGCTGGAACGTGAAGTTCCACCCAGGAGAGGAACTTCGACACTTCCTTCATGGCCGCTGAGCTGCGGGTGCTGCCCTGGTGATTGATGTATGCCACGGCAGTGGTGATGTCAGTCTGCACCTGTACCGGAAGACCCTGAACCAGGCAACTCCAGTGAAGTTACAGGAAAATCGCATGGAGCTCCCGGACGTTGATGGGAAGACCGGACTCCAGCGGCCCTGGACCATTTTATCCCAGAAGACACCTCCCCAGCCAAGGAGACTCGTGTCTGATCAGGACATGCCAATGGAGAGGCAGGAAGAGTGACCCTCCCGGAGAGAAGACCGAAGCCACCAAAGGAGGGAGCGGCAAACTCGAAGCAGAAGCCGGAGCCCGTGGTGGAGAGACGAGGGGGATTTGTCCCACAGAGAGGATGGTTCCCAAATTGGGCAAAGGGGAATCAGACGAATCCCTGACAACAACTCCTGGAGCTTGTCCTCCGGAAGAGTAAGGCGGGCCACAGCCATGTTGAAGCGGATCCAGAGAAAGGTCAGAGATTGGGACGGAGACAGGTTGGATTTTGTAAGTCGTCCTGATAGGGTGTCTCCGTTCTCCCCTGAGAGTGGAGAAGAGCCACCACTGTTGCCAGCGTCTTGGTGAAGACTCGGGGTGTGGTCGCCAGCCTGAAGGACAGGGGGACAAACTGAAAATCACCCGCAGGAACAGCGAACCTTAGAAACCGCAGGTGGGCCAGAAAGACAGGGGTGTGCAAGTAGGCATCCCGTATGTCCATGGAAGAGAAGAAATTCCCCGGATCCCTGGAGTAGACTACTGACCGCTGTAATTCCATCTGGAAATGCCGTAGCCGCACATTGCAGTCTAGAAGTTTCAAATCGAGAATGGGTCGGACAGTGCTACTCTTCTTAGGAACTACGAAGAGATTGGAGTAGAACCCCGTTAACAGTTACAGAGGAAGGACCGTAACGATCACTCCCTGGGACAGGAGGGTGCGAAGGGCCACCTGAGAAGCTGCAGCAAGAGCGGGAAATTGAGGAGACGGGACCGGAAAAACTATCCCGGGGAATAGAAGAGAATTCTATTAGATAGCCCTGGGAAACGACCTCTCGAACCCAAGCATTCTGAACGTGCGCCAGCCAAACGTCCCGTAAGAGGGATAGGCGATTGCCCACCCAAGGAGAAGACTCGGATGGGGGACACCCTCAGGCAGTGGGAGGCTTGCGAGTCCCGGTTTTGGAAGAGGGGCGGTTGGagccagacctgtgtctgcctcctactgacactaagctaaaactgagtttctcagagccaggaggtgggtatatcctgccgggaCGAGCTGACTTTTTGTTTTGCCTAGTATCAGCCTCCTAGCGGCAAGCAGCATTTACCCATGGTCCTTTGACCATTtctcgagcgcttcattgggggacaataGTTAAATATAAAGGTCTTGTTCACACTGTAAAATTCTGGTTAATATTTAAACCCCGCAGTGCTATAAATCTGTATATCACAGATTTCCTTACATTGAGGCTCAGTGAACGCACAGATAAGCCAAGGTTATTGagtaatcaaagttgattgcggcatccaaAAGCGGTTAATTccattcccggctagctcagtgggctgatcaggactaccgcgacatcccgatcagctgagaggacggaggAAGGTCTCTTTCCTTCCTGAcgtccgataacactgatcaatgcgctcctatggagaagcattgatcagtgtaagcaatctatagattgcatgttatagtctcttatggggactaaaaaaaaagtttaataaaataaataaaattaaaaaaagtaaatatacataaaaaaaaatatataaatatgtaaaacaaccaacaaaaaacgaaaacatatgtggtatagccacgtgcgtaaatgtccgaactattaaaatataatgttaattaaacctcacggtcaaagGTGCAAGCgtaaaaagattccaaagtccagaaatgcgtatttttggtcacttcatatactagttttttttataaaactcgATCAAAAAGGTACGATCAAAATAAATCTGggtcctgataaaaacttcagatcatggtgcaaaaaaatgagcccttagccATCCATAtattacggaaaaataaaaaagttataggggtcagaagtggacaaagtgtggaaaaaaaggagatttttttaacacttaccttaaaatctctctctcgaaggatccattgggggacacagaccgtgggtgtatgctgctgtctctaaggaggtgtgacactatggtaataaaaaaaaaaaaaaaaaagtcagctcctcccagcaggatatacccgccttcaggctctgagctagtcagtttaagttccagagcaatgggaggagaccaataggtcaaagaAAAACCTAAAACTGTCCGaagaccagaagaaaaaacataactgaacacaccctcggacagagaagcaaaggaaaaaaaaaaaaaaaaaaaagggcgggagctgtgtcccccaatggatccttcgagaaagagattttacggtaagtgttaaaaaatctccttttctctatcggctccattgggggacacagactgtgggacgtacccaagccgtcccttgggtgggcagataagtattcaggcagacggccgatccactgccgcctgcaacactttacgacccagactagaatcagccgatgcgaaagtatgaactcggtaaaaactcgagaaagtgtgcaaagacgaccaggcaGCCGTCTTGCAagtctgcgaggccgaggccctattctggagagcccaggatgccccaacagaacgagtggaatgagccacaaccctgaaaggaggaatcttccccttacagcgataggcttccgaaatggcggaccgaatccaccagGAAAttgtggccttggaagcaggttgttccttgcgacgaccttccgtaaggacgaaaaaggaatcacactgacgcaacgaagaagtgatggagagataagaccgaacagcccgaactaaatccagcttgtgtagcaagcgctccttaggatgagaaggagccagacaaaaaggacaggaggacaatgtcctcactgAGATGAAAGGCcaagaccaccttaggtaaaaaggaaggatctggccggaaaacaaccttgtcctggtggatcaccagaaactgagaacggcaggaaagagctgccagttcagacaccctccggatggaggtgatggccacaagaaacgccactttccaagaaaggaggcagagagacacctctctaaggggctcaaagggtgcaccctggagggcactcagaaccaaattcaagtcccaagggggtgaaggggaccgataaggaggaacagcgtgcaccactccttgcaggaaggtccagacatgagaattagaagccaggggtcgctggaaaagaacagtaagggccgaaacctcACCTTTAacggaactgagagacaaccccagttccagtcCCGACTGCAAAAAAGAGAGAAgatggggaaccgagaaggtcaccggggaaaAGTCCTGAgcctcacaccaacgaaaataagaccgccatgtacggtggtaaattcttgcggaggagggcttacgagccttgagcatgatGTGAATGACAtgggagaacccgcgggccctcaaaaccgcggtctcaaccgccacgcagtcaaatgcagtgactgtaaattggggtggcaaagaggaccctgagagagtaggtccgggcggagcggaaggcgcagaggagcattgtccaggagcctgactatgttggcgtaccacgaccttcggggccaatctggagctaccagaatggcggggacgtcctctgccttgagcttcctgagCACcttgggaaggagcggaagaggagggaacagataaggtagggcgaaccAAGGAATcgctagggcgtccacggccagagcctgaggatcccgggacttggacacaaacggaagaatcttctgattgtgccgggacgcgaagaggtccacatccagaatgccccagaggtctcagagctgcgcgaagacctccggatgaagagaccactcgccggggttgggagaggaccgactgaggaagtccgcttcccagttgagcactcccggaatgtgaatcgccaaaATGGCCGGAACTTTGTTCTCTTggtcttggtcacctcggccatggctgcagagctgcgagtgccaccctgacgatttatgtacgccacggccgtggcgttgtccgactgaatgcagacaggacgggactgaagacgggactcccaatgaagaagaaaaagaagaatcacccgtaattccaatatgtttatcgggagAAGAGTCTccgggggagaccagagtccctgaaccgtccaatccctgaacacaccgccccagccagaCAGGCTGGCAtctgttgtaacaacctgccagtgaaggggaagaaaggaccgcccttggagaagaaggggggagtggagccaccagcgcagagactgacggaccctacgagggagaacaatctgaagaTCGAGGGACAggggagacctgttccatcgagaaagaatcgccagttgaagggggcggtaatgaaactgggcatagttgccaccatccgacccaggacttccatacaagtgcggatggagattgatacctgggtccgaagggagcggactcccgactggagcgccagacgtttgtccggtggAAGACAAATTCGTGCAGAAGccgtgtcgaatcgaagtcccaggaatgttagaggactgacttgtcccgattgaccatccacccgaagcgagtcagagtgtggagaatgacgtccagattctccagagtctgggctctggttggagccttgatgagaaggtcgtccagatagggtattaCCGAGCtccccctcgaccgtaacaggcccatcactggcgcaaggatctttgtaaagacccgatgAGCCGTGGCTAGGCCGAAGGGGAGGGCcacgaattgaaagtgcccctccggaaccgcaaagcggaggtacagattatggcccggaaatattggcacattgaggtaggcatccttgatgtccaccgatgaaagaaactccccttgttccagggacgccaccaccgaacggaggaattccattctgaagtggcggatgagaaggtgacggttgagacgcttgaggtctaggattggtcgcacagaaccgttctttttggggaccacaaaaagatttgaatagaaaccccgaaaccgtttccctggaggaacggggacgataaccccctggagaagcagagactggagagcagctcgaaattgcttcgccagaggaggagaccggggggcctggGATCGAAAAAAGGcgaattcgatccggtaaccgttggacaccacatccctgacccaagagtcctgaatgtgcgaagtccagatgtctcggaaaaacaagagacaacctcccacccgaaaataaaccgcgggtgggggcctcacttcatgcagaagtgggtttgcggttgcccgatttgggcgcAAATCGGccagaccggttggagtccgacttccaagagtcCGGCGTGCCCGGAATGAGAGTGCCTTCTTGTCCCTCGAGGgcacctgcccggaccctttactggggccagaggtccgaaaggaaaaaggacttcctctgggaagtagggcgagccttattttgaggtaacaaggaactcttacctcccgtcgcctcagagataatctcatcaaggcgtttgccaaaaagacggccacccgtaaagggaagctcagtgagagaccgtttggaagcggcatccgcattccaagctttaagccacatagagtggcggagagccgctaggtgacacacagcaaaggcagaacaatgggctgactgcatggaagctgtgcacagaaagtccccagctttagcgtactggagagccagagcagatagatcctctgggggggatcccgctgaGATATCCTGATTGAGCATTTGGCaacactccgacagggccttggacatcCATGTTGAGGCAAAgttgggaagaagagaagagccagctgcttcagaagcgaacttcgctaaagattctaccttcttgtctgcgggatccttgaaggcagcggcatctgccagaggcagtgtagtcgccttagagatccgggagattggtgaattcactgagggaggggaaacaaccttagcgacaaagtccttgtcaaatggataacgttcttgaatggACTTGATTCccaggaacctcttgtctggatgtttccatgcggattccagaatgtCATCAAAGTCAGcttgagagctgaacctttgaggtgctggcttagcacgatgaaaggatactcctggattgacctcagaagatcctgggtcctccaagtgaaaggtgtctcttatgactGTCACCAATAAGTTCACCATTGCAATTGAGTCTGAGCGGTCCTCAGTCAGATGCCAGCTCGGAAACCtcatccaccagttcaccaggggaatgtgaatgagtagaggcagtcctggaggggggtgacccagaccgggtacgcggctctggcgtagAAGAGCGGTGACTCCGAGAACgacctctggaggagcgacgtttgtgcccagaagaTAGGGGGGGCAGGACTCACGAGGGGAACGCTCATATCTATCAGAAGActtaatggaagagtcagacgaggcacccctagcacacttatgagagcgtgaagtacggggagacgaggagcgggccctctcagaggtcctgcgcagggaagatcCCTTCAAGACGGACACcatttcccgggaggcctcagccaccgaacgggagacttgggtcaagtcagccatatactgggtgagggaagaaacccaggctgaaggagcggctgaacccactggGACCAaaggggcatcagggggcaccagggggtctgtgggagcaggcagggcaagagggctcagcagagccagacatcttggtattacagt containing:
- the VPS26C gene encoding vacuolar protein sorting-associated protein 26C isoform X5 — encoded protein: MEGSVSLQLSAKSVGVFEAFYNSVKPIQIISNTVEMVKPGKLPSGKTEIPFEFPLVMKSNKVLYETYHGVFVNIQYTLRCDMKRSLLAKDLTKTCEFIIHSQPQKGKQSPSPVNFTITPETLQNVKERVSLPRFLIRGHLDSTNCVITQPLTGQLQVETSDVAIKSIELQLVRVETCGCAEGYARDATEIQNIQIAEGDVCRGLPIPIYMVFPRLFTCPTLETTNFKIEFEVNVVVILQDDHLITENFPLKLYRI